The following is a genomic window from Candidatus Omnitrophota bacterium.
TTTCACCTCAACTATAAAGAGAATATAAGATTAAGGGATGAATTGGGGCGCCTGAAAAATGAGGCGTCTCTCAAGAATGAGGCGGCCATGGAGAATGACCGGCTCAAACGGCTGCTTGATCTGAAGCTCAGCATAAAGCCGAAGATGCTGGCCGCGCGCGTTATATCCAAAGACGCCTCTAATTATTCCTACAGTGTCGTAATTGACAGGGGCCTGGACCGCCGGCTGAAGCGGGGCATGGTCGTGCTTAACAGCCAGGGCCTGGTCGGCAGGATAGCGGAGGTCTATAAAAAGTCAAGCAGGGTCCTGCTTATAACCGACCCGCGGCTTTCGGTGTCCACTATCGTGCAGAGGACAAGGATGCAGGCGGTCGTCTCGGGGAATCTGCGCGGCATGCTGATCATGCGTTATGTCAGCAAGGGTTCCGACCTGCAGGAAGGCGACGCGGTCATCACTTCCGGTATGACGCAAAATTATCCCAAAGGCATAGCGGTGGGCAATATAATAGAGGCCGGCAGTGAATTCGGCGGCTTAAGCATTTACGCCGTTATCAGGCCGGCAGTTGAGTTTTC
Proteins encoded in this region:
- the mreC gene encoding rod shape-determining protein MreC, with protein sequence MPLTAADLISREFKALLRFHLNYKENIRLRDELGRLKNEASLKNEAAMENDRLKRLLDLKLSIKPKMLAARVISKDASNYSYSVVIDRGLDRRLKRGMVVLNSQGLVGRIAEVYKKSSRVLLITDPRLSVSTIVQRTRMQAVVSGNLRGMLIMRYVSKGSDLQEGDAVITSGMTQNYPKGIAVGNIIEAGSEFGGLSIYAVIRPAVEFSRLEEVLVMVE